A segment of the Pan paniscus chromosome 9, NHGRI_mPanPan1-v2.0_pri, whole genome shotgun sequence genome:
ctttgttttgttttttgagatggtatcactctgtggcccaggctgaagtgcaatggctcaatcccagctcactgcagccttgacctccccagtcccaggtgatcctcccacctcagcttcctgagtagctgggactacaggcatagcccaccgtgcccggctagtttttgtatttttcatagacacaagggttcaccatgttgcccaggctggtcttagactcctgggcttaagcagtttGTCTTCtaagcctcacaaagtgttgtttgtttgtttgttttaggttgGGGCGGGAACAAAGTCTGGTTCTGTtacccgggttggagtgcagtgacatgatcctggctcactgcaaccgccttgacctcccaggctaaggtgatcctcccacgtcagcctctcaagtagctgggaccacaggctcacgccacctcacctagctaattttctttttttggtggagacggggtctcaccgcgttccccaagctggtcttgaactcctaggctcaaatgatcctcctgcctcaacctcccaaagtgctgggattacaggtgtgagcgccAAGTCTGCTGCATCTTTATGTGAATTTATACTCAAGGTTATTGTTTATTTCCTAGTAAATATAAactcatataatacatatttatctaaaaccatattttagttttttttttttttttttttttttgagatggagtttcgctcttgttgctgaggctggagtgcagtagtatgatctcagctcactgcaacctcggcctcccaaatagctgggatcacaggtgtgtgctaccacgcccggctaagttttgtatttttagtagagatggggttttgccatgttggtcaggctggtcttgaactcccgacctcaagtcatccacccaccttggcctcccaaactgctgggattccaggtgtgagccaccatgcctggccctcttattttagttttaaatgcaTTATTCGAACATCCaatctgtttattcattcagaCAAAATTCCTGGAGTAGAAGCTAAAGCCATGACCAGGTGTTGGATAAGGACCTGCTATTTCCCAGTTCTCAGGTCCCCTGGGCGCTCTCTCCCTTTGCTTTGCGGGGTGCCCTGAGCCTGGGTTGGAACCTCGTCTCCCATCCCTGTGCCCAGAACACTCCTGGGCGTCCTCCTGAGCTTTTTGTCCTCGGCTGGCCTGCATGCTGTTTCTGTGGTTCCTTTCTTCTGCAGACAGCGTTCTGGGACCACAGCCTGGGGGCCCGATGGCAGGTGAGGGTGTTCGCCCTTGGGAGGGGCGGCGCCTGCCTTCAGGCGATGCAGTCCCAGCCACAGCGGGAGGCTGCCCTGTCCGCTCTGCCTAGAATCAGAAGGAAACAGCTAGTAACTCTTAGGGTTTTTAGGAATTTAGGAATAATGACAGCGCTTAAAATCTAAATTTGTGTCATCTTCTCAAGGCTTTTTTggtgttcttgtttgtttgtttttgtttgtttttgagacagagtctcgctctgtcccccaggctggagttacagtggtgcaatcttggttcactgcaacctctgcctcccgggttcaagcagttctcttgcctcagcctcctgagtagctgggattacaggcgtccgccaccacgcccagctaatttttgtatttttagtagagatggggtttcaccatgttggccaggctggtctcgaactggcctcaaatgatctgtctgccttgggctcccagaatgttgggattacaggtgagccatcAAGGGGTTTTACTGTCAGTCATCAGTTGAATTttttgtttccctctttgtgAGTTTTCACTTAATGCTACTACGACGTGATGGTGACACTGCAATGCCCGAGAGCCTCTGGTAGCCTGCAGGAGCTTCACGGCCGATGTGTGCGGCATTGTTCCTGCTTGTCGGTCATCATGCCTGCGAAGCCCATTGACTTTGGCTTAGTATTTTCCCGCTCTAGTGTTCGCTGTTGCTGATGAAGGCTTCACGTGGCATTTACAGAGCCCTCGTAGATGCCATCCCCGTCTCtctgttcatctttttctttgttactgGATTCAGAGTGAAGCCACCACTCGCTCTCGAATCGCGCGGACGCTGGGCCTGCGCAGGCCTGTTCACAGCAGCTGCATCCCATCAGTGTTGAAGCCAGTGGAGCCCTCCTTGGGGCTGCTGAGAGCGGATATTGGAgctgcctctctgtctctgtttggAGATCCCTATGAGCTGGACCCCTTCGACAGGTGAGTGAACTGGTGATGGTCCTGCCTGGGCACCCGCTCCTCTCCCTGGGGGCTGTGGGCACGGGGCCCCGAGGTGCATGCGGAGGCGTTAGGTTTTGTGTTTGAGAGTGAGGGTGGCCATTCCTCCCACCGCCATACGGTGCAGGTGGGCGGCGTGGAACTCAGAGGTCTGGTGCGGGGCCCGAATCACACGTGCCGCCACATGGCCAGTGCTCGGCCATCCTCTTCCGTGCCGTCTCCCTGGGCTGGGGGTTCTGGGAGCTGGGAGTCACCTGTTCCCTTTGGCCTGTGTCCTCCCCTCTAGCAGTGAAGAGCTTTCTGCAAACCCTCTTTCCCCTCTGAGTGCCAAGAGACGGGCTCTGTCCCGGTCAGCCCTGCAGTCCCACCAGCCCGTGGCCAGGCCCGTCTCCGTGGGGCTTTCCAGGTGTGTGAGGGCAGAGGCTtctggggaggtgggggcagcagTCGGGCATCGGATGGGAGTTCTAGGGTGGGGCCGCGATAGCCTGGCTCTCTGTGGCCCTGGGTGGCCTCAGCACCTCCCCTCAGCTGTCACGCTCATCAGTCGGCTCTTGGCGTGAGGCAGTGCTGCAGCCCATCCTGTGTCAGAGGCCACGGCCTGCCCGTGAGCGTGGACTGGGAGTTGCTGCAGCTCCACGAGGTGGcccctctgccccccaccccgGCCTGAGAGCCACCAGCACAGGGACACCACCTCGGGCAGGAGCAGTGGCCCTGGTGAATAAGGCTGTCATCAGAGGTCACCTTTTGGCCAGTTCTTTTGTTTCgccacaagaacaaaaaaagaattaaccaaAACCAACAAAACAGGTAAAGGTGCTTGTCTGCCCCCTCCCACCTGTTGGTGGAGTTGGGGGTGGCAAAGGCACCAGATGTGACTTCTCCCAAAAACGCCTGGTTTCCCTGGGGCCAGAGCTGCGAGGTggggctccctccctccctctgggagGCCCCGGTGAGCACCTCTTAGAACAGCAGCCGGAGCCAGGGCTGTGGGGGAGGCGCAGGCCCGGCCCAGCCCCACTCTCCCCGGCTCCCCCCTGCTGCAGGGCTCTGCCTGGGTGCGGGCCCTCAGGCTGTGGGAGGCAGTGACGGCAGGGCCTCGGGTCTGTGCCCACAGGAGGCGCCTCCCTGCCGCGGTGCCAGAGCCAGACTTGGAGGAGGAGCCAGTGCCTGACCTGCTGGGCAGCATCCTGTCGGGCCAGAGCCTCCTGATGCTGGGCAGCAGTGATGTCATCATCCACCGCGACGGCTCCCTCAGCGCCAAGAGGGCGGGTGAGTGCCTCCCCTGCCACGGCCCCTTCCTCTGTGGGCTGCTGGTCCTCAGGCTGTTCCCAAGCACTCAGCCCATGTCTCAGTCACGGAAGATGTAGCTGAAGTTGGGGGGACCATTCCTCAGCCATTTTTCTGCATTGATTTCCCTTCTTGAGCAGTTTCTCAGTTAGCTCCGAGTTCTTACCCAGCCCCACAGCTTCATGTTCATAAGAACATGTCCTGATGGGGTACTGCCCCCGCCCCTGGTTAATATCGTGTCCTGATGGCCTCAGGCACTGTACTTTGTCATCCACAGAGTGGCTGTTGAAGCAGCTCTCCGGGTGTGGAAAGGCGAGGTGTCCACCTCAACAGGCAGACAGGAGTTTAAAGCGCACGACCTCACAGAAAACCAGTTGTGATAAAAGTTAAACCACTGACATTTAAGAAGAGTGGGTGGGAAATGATTGCcattgacttttttgttttttagctccAGTTTCTTTTCAGCGAAACTCAGGCAGTCTGTCCAGAGGGGAAGGATTCAAGGACTGCCTGCAGCCCCGAGCACTGCCCTCCGGGAGCCCGGCCCAAGGCCCGTCAGGAAACAGGCCACAGAGCACAGGGCTCAGCTGTCAAGGCAGGTCCTGCATCCCCGCCCGCACCTCGGGGGCACCTGTGAGGCTGGACTTGTCAGCAACCCCTGGGTCGGTTCAGGCTCGGAACTTGTCAAATGGGAGTGCGCCTGGCTTCAGACAGAGTCACAGCCCCTGGTTCAACGGCACCAACAAGCACACTTTGCCCCTTGCTTCTGCCGCGTCTAAGATCTCAAGCAGAGATTCTAAGCCCCCATGTCGCAGTGTGGTGCCGGGGCCTCCCCTGAAACCAGCGCCCAGAAGAACAGACATCTCTGAGCTACCCAGGATACCAAAGATCAGGAGAGATGACGGTGGTGGCAGACGGGACGCGGCCCCGGCCCACGGGCAGAGCATTGAGATCCCCAGTGCCTGCATCAGCCGACTGACTGGCAGGGAGGGCGCCGGGCAGCCAGGGCAAGGCACACGGGCAGAGAGCGAGGCCAGCAGCAGGGTGCCCCGGGAGCCCGGGGTGCACACGGGCAGCTCccggcccccagcccccagctcccATGGCAGTTTGGCCCCACTGGGACCATCAAGAGGGAAAGGGGTTGGATCGACCTTTGAGAGCTTCCGGATCAATATTCCTGGAAACATGGCACATTCCAGCCAGCTCTCCAGCCCTGGCTTCTGTAACACGTTCCGGCCTGTGGACAATAAGGAGCAGAGGAAGGAGAACCCCTCACCCCTCTTCTCCATCAAGAAGACGAAGCAGCTCCGGAGCGAGGTCTACGACCCATCCGACCCCACCGGCTCCGACTCCAGCGCCCCTAGCAGCAGCCCCGAGAGGTCTGGCCCTGGCCTCCTGCCCTCTGAGATCACACGAACCATCTCCATCAACAGCCCGAAGGCCCAGACGGTGCAGGCTGTGCGCTGCGTCACCTCCTACACGGTGGAGAGCATCTTTGGTACAGAGCCCGAACCCCCTCTTGGACCGTCCTCCGCTGTGTCCAAGCTCCGGGGTGCAGTGGCTGCCGAGGGGGCCTCTGACACGGAGCGAGAGGAACCCACAGAGAGCCAGGGCCTGGCTGCCCGGCTGCGGAGGCCATCCCCCCCAGAGCCCTGGGATGAGGAGGATGGGGCGTCTTGCAGCACCTTCTTTGGCTCTGAGGAGCGGACGGTGACCTGTGTGACTGTCGTGGAGCCGGAAGCCCCACCCAGCCCGGACGTGCCGCAGGCTGCCACCCACAGAGTCGTGGAGCTCAGGCCCCCTTCCCGGTCCCGCTCCACATCCAGCTCCCGCAGCAGGAAGAAGGCCAAGAGGAAGAGGGTGTCCAGGGAGCACGGACGGACGCGCTCTGAATCCAGGGACAGGAGCTCGAGGTCAGCGTCACCATCAGTGGGTGAGGAGCGCCCCAGGAGGCAGCGGTCCAAGGCCAAGAGCCGGCGGTCCTCCAGCGACCGCTCCAGCAGCCGAGAGCGAGCTAAGAGGAAGAAAGCCAAGGACAAGAGCAGGGAGCACAGGCGGGGCCCTTGGGGCCACAGCTGGAGGACGTCCCGGTCGCGGTCGGGGAGCCCTGGCAGCTCTTCCTATGAGCACTATGAgagcaggaagaagaagaaaaggagatcaGCGTCCAGACCTCGGGGAAGGGAGTGCTCCCCCACCAGCAGCCTGGAGAGGCTCCGCAGGCACAAGCATCAGCGGGAACGCAGCCACGAGTGGCCAGACAGGAAGGAGAGTGTGGTGTGGCCCCGAGACCGGAGGAAGCGGAGGTCCCGGTCCCCAAGCTCGGAGCACAGGGCACGGGAGCACAGGCGGCCTCGGTCCCGTGAGAAGCGGCCGCAGACCCAGTCCCATTCCCCAGAGAGGAAGGGGGCTGTGAGGGAGGCTTCCCCAGCGCCCCTTGCACAGGGGGAGCCAGGGCGGGAAGACCTCCCCACCAGGTTGCCAGCCTTGGGGGAAGCACATGTCTCGCCGGAGGTGGCTACGGCCGACAAGGCCCCCCTGCAGGCTCCCCCTGTCCTGGAGGTGGCAGCTGAGTGTGAGCCCGACGACCTGGACCTGGATTATGGCGACTCCGTGGAGGCGGGACACGTCTTTGATGATTTCTCAAGCGACGCCGTTTTCATCCAGCTCGATGACATGAGCTCACCACCTTCTCCCGAAAGCACAGACTCTTCCCCGGAGCGAGACTTCCCACTGAAGCCTGCGTTGCCCCCAGCCAGCCTGGCCGTGGCCGCCATCCAGAGAGAGGTGTCACTGATGCACGATGAAGACCCTTCgcagcccccacccctgccagaggGCCCCCAGGAGCCACATTTGCTCAGGCCGGACGCggctgagaaggctgaggcacccAGTTCCCCGGATGTGGCGCCTGCGGGGAAGGAAGACAGCCCCTCTATGAGTGGGAGGGTACAGGAGGCAGCCCGGCCTGAGGAGGTGGTTTCGCAGACCCCCCTGCTGCGGTCCAGAGCCCTGGTGAAGCGGGTCACCTGGAACCTGCAGGAGTCGGAGAGCAGCGCCCCCGCCGAGGACAGAGCCCCCCGTGAGTAGTGCCCCGGCCCCCACCGAGGACAGAGCCCCCAGTGagtaggtccctgacccccgcCGAGGACAGAGCTCCCAGTGAGTAAGGCCCCGGCCCCCGCCGAGGACAGAGCCCCCCGTGAGTAGTGCCGCGGCCCCCACCGAGGACAGAGCCCCCAGTGAGTAGGTCCCTGGCCCCCGCCGAGGACAGAGCTCCCAGTGAGTAAGGCCCCGGCCCCCGCCGAGGACAGAGCCCCCCGTGAGTAAGGCCCCGGCCTCCACCGAGGACAGAGCCCCCTGTGAGTAGGGCCCTGGCCTCCGCTGAGAACAGAGCCCCCTGTGAATCCGACTCCTGTCGAGGACAGGGCCCCTGAGTGAGTAGGGCCCCGGCCACCACAGGGAGCTTCTGGAGCCAGGGAACACTGGGATAGTGGGTGTGGGGGTCTCCTGCAGGTGGGCAGAACAGGTCATGGTCGGGGATCAGTGGCTAGGAGCTGGCACACCTCACAACCTCCCCTTGCTGCTGGGGGTGGATCTGAGGGCTGCTCTGTGGTCCTTGCTCCTGGCACTTTTCTGGATTTTTCCAGCCATGAAACAGCATTCTGGGCAGGGGTGGGCACAGAGCACCCACCTCCCTGTCTGTCGGGCCCCCAGGGGCACCACTTCACAGGCCACAGAAGCCCCGAGAAGGAGCCTGGGACATGGAGGACGTGGCCCCCACAGGGGTCAGGCAGGCGTTCTCCGAGCTGCCCTTTCCCAGTCACGTGCTTCCGGAACCCGGGTTCCCAGACACAGACCCCTCTCAGGTGGGTGTCTGGGCTGGAGGGCTGTGGGCCGTGGGCAGTGGCCTGGCACCCgtgccacacacaccacactagGCTGGGGCTGAGGCCTCACGGCTCCTGGGCACA
Coding sequences within it:
- the PHRF1 gene encoding PHD and RING finger domain-containing protein 1 isoform X15 yields the protein MDDDSMDELVARSPGPDGRPQVGPADLAGDFGSEDSEDDGETLLEVAGTQGKLEAAGSFNSDDDAESCPICLNAFRDQAVGTPENCAHYFCLDCIVEWSKNANSCPVDRTLFKCICIRAQFGGKILRKIPVENTKASEEEDPTFCEVCGRSDREDRLLLCDGCDAGYHMECLDPPLQEVPVDEWFCPECAAPGVVLAADAGPVSEEEVSLLLADVVPTTSRLRPRAGRTRAIARTRQSERVRATVNRNRISTARRVQHTPGHLGSSLLDEAIEAVATGLSTAVYQRPLTPRTPARRKRKTRRRKKVPGRKKTPSGPSAKSKSSATRSKKRQHRVKKRRGKKVKSEATTRSRIARTLGLRRPVHSSCIPSVLKPVEPSLGLLRADIGAASLSLFGDPYELDPFDSSEELSANPLSPLSAKRRALSRSALQSHQPVARPVSVGLSRRRLPAAVPEPDLEEEPVPDLLGSILSGQSLLMLGSSDVIIHRDGSLSAKRAAPVSFQRNSGSLSRGEGFKDCLQPRALPSGSPAQGPSGNRPQSTGLSCQGRSCIPARTSGAPVRLDLSATPGSVQARNLSNGSAPGFRQSHSPWFNGTNKHTLPLASAASKISSRDSKPPCRSVVPGPPLKPAPRRTDISELPRIPKIRRDDGGGRRDAAPAHGQSIEIPSACISRLTGREGAGQPGQGTRAESEASSRVPREPGVHTGSSRPPAPSSHGSLAPLGPSRGKGVGSTFESFRINIPGNMAHSSQLSSPGFCNTFRPVDNKEQRKENPSPLFSIKKTKQLRSEVYDPSDPTGSDSSAPSSSPERSGPGLLPSEITRTISINSPKAQTVQAVRCVTSYTVESIFGTEPEPPLGPSSAVSKLRGAVAAEGASDTEREEPTESQGLAARLRRPSPPEPWDEEDGASCSTFFGSEERTVTCVTVVEPEAPPSPDVPQAATHRVVELRPPSRSRSTSSSRSRKKAKRKRVSREHGRTRSESRDRSSRSASPSVGEERPRRQRSKAKSRRSSSDRSSSRERAKRKKAKDKSREHRRGPWGHSWRTSRSRSGSPGSSSYEHYESRKKKKRRSASRPRGRECSPTSSLERLRRHKHQRERSHEWPDRKESVVWPRDRRKRRSRSPSSEHRAREHRRPRSREKRPQTQSHSPERKGAVREASPAPLAQGEPGREDLPTRLPALGEAHVSPEVATADKAPLQAPPVLEVAAECEPDDLDLDYGDSVEAGHVFDDFSSDAVFIQLDDMSSPPSPESTDSSPERDFPLKPALPPASLAVAAIQREVSLMHDEDPSQPPPLPEGPQEPHLLRPDAAEKAEAPSSPDVAPAGKEDSPSMSGRVQEAARPEEVVSQTPLLRSRALVKRVTWNLQESESSAPAEDRAPRLQPRPAACPGPALKHPTLRTGQPAHGPVHPSGEPAASGLWGSTDPGPSARCPDPSLRASQSSHCSQQLGGEDPGPQASCRENQEGGVHEEAAHAGACCGGGEAGHQALLPEEGGDQGGVQGHPAQGRAEDLPQQEWRDQPREGGQPGEGVRGQVQAHAQTQETRGRRGAAHAGGRGLRPGNHGLCPGSCREWRESGPCPGSCREWRESGPCPGSCREWREMGGISMPAVGFLR
- the PHRF1 gene encoding PHD and RING finger domain-containing protein 1 isoform X1 → MDDDSMDELVARSPGPDGRPQVGPADLAGDFEESSEGSSGDSGDDSDSEHGDGTDGEDEGASEEEDLEDRSGSEDSEDDGETLLEVAGTQGKLEAAGSFNSDDDAESCPICLNAFRDQAVGTPENCAHYFCLDCIVEWSKNANSCPVDRTLFKCICIRAQFGGKILRKIPVENTKASEEEDPTFCEVCGRSDREDRLLLCDGCDAGYHMECLDPPLQEVPVDEWFCPECAAPGVVLAADAGPVSEEEVSLLLADVVPTTSRLRPRAGRTRAIARTRQSERVRATVNRNRISTARRVQHTPGHLGSSLLDEAIEAVATGLSTAVYQRPLTPRTPARRKRKTRRRKKVPGRKKTPSGPSAKSKSSATRSKKRQHRVKKRRGKKVKSEATTRSRIARTLGLRRPVHSSCIPSVLKPVEPSLGLLRADIGAASLSLFGDPYELDPFDSSEELSANPLSPLSAKRRALSRSALQSHQPVARPVSVGLSRRRLPAAVPEPDLEEEPVPDLLGSILSGQSLLMLGSSDVIIHRDGSLSAKRAAPVSFQRNSGSLSRGEGFKDCLQPRALPSGSPAQGPSGNRPQSTGLSCQGRSCIPARTSGAPVRLDLSATPGSVQARNLSNGSAPGFRQSHSPWFNGTNKHTLPLASAASKISSRDSKPPCRSVVPGPPLKPAPRRTDISELPRIPKIRRDDGGGRRDAAPAHGQSIEIPSACISRLTGREGAGQPGQGTRAESEASSRVPREPGVHTGSSRPPAPSSHGSLAPLGPSRGKGVGSTFESFRINIPGNMAHSSQLSSPGFCNTFRPVDNKEQRKENPSPLFSIKKTKQLRSEVYDPSDPTGSDSSAPSSSPERSGPGLLPSEITRTISINSPKAQTVQAVRCVTSYTVESIFGTEPEPPLGPSSAVSKLRGAVAAEGASDTEREEPTESQGLAARLRRPSPPEPWDEEDGASCSTFFGSEERTVTCVTVVEPEAPPSPDVPQAATHRVVELRPPSRSRSTSSSRSRKKAKRKRVSREHGRTRSESRDRSSRSASPSVGEERPRRQRSKAKSRRSSSDRSSSRERAKRKKAKDKSREHRRGPWGHSWRTSRSRSGSPGSSSYEHYESRKKKKRRSASRPRGRECSPTSSLERLRRHKHQRERSHEWPDRKESVVWPRDRRKRRSRSPSSEHRAREHRRPRSREKRPQTQSHSPERKGAVREASPAPLAQGEPGREDLPTRLPALGEAHVSPEVATADKAPLQAPPVLEVAAECEPDDLDLDYGDSVEAGHVFDDFSSDAVFIQLDDMSSPPSPESTDSSPERDFPLKPALPPASLAVAAIQREVSLMHDEDPSQPPPLPEGPQEPHLLRPDAAEKAEAPSSPDVAPAGKEDSPSMSGRVQEAARPEEVVSQTPLLRSRALVKRVTWNLQESESSAPAEDRAPRLQPRPAACPGPALKHPTLRTGQPAHGPVHPSGEPAASGLWGSTDPGPSARCPDPSLRASQSSHCSQQLGGEDPGPQASCRENQEGGVHEEAAHAGACCGGGEAGHQALLPEEGGDQGGVQGHPAQGRAEDLPQQEWRDQPREGGQPGEGVRGQVQAHAQTQETRGRRGAAHAGGRGLRPGNHGLCPGSCREWRESGPCPGSCREWRESGPCPGSCREWREMGGISMPAVGFLR
- the PHRF1 gene encoding PHD and RING finger domain-containing protein 1 isoform X4 is translated as MDDDSMDELVARSPGPDGRPQVGPADLAEESSEGSSGDSGDDSDSEHGDGTDGEDEGASEEEDLEDRSGSEDSEDDGETLLEVAGTQGKLEAAGSFNSDDDAESCPICLNAFRDQAVGTPENCAHYFCLDCIVEWSKNANSCPVDRTLFKCICIRAQFGGKILRKIPVENTKASEEEDPTFCEVCGRSDREDRLLLCDGCDAGYHMECLDPPLQEVPVDEWFCPECAAPGVVLAADAGPVSEEEVSLLLADVVPTTSRLRPRAGRTRAIARTRQSERVRATVNRNRISTARRVQHTPGHLGSSLLDEAIEAVATGLSTAVYQRPLTPRTPARRKRKTRRRKKVPGRKKTPSGPSAKSKSSATRSKKRQHRVKKRRGKKVKSEATTRSRIARTLGLRRPVHSSCIPSVLKPVEPSLGLLRADIGAASLSLFGDPYELDPFDSSEELSANPLSPLSAKRRALSRSALQSHQPVARPVSVGLSRRRLPAAVPEPDLEEEPVPDLLGSILSGQSLLMLGSSDVIIHRDGSLSAKRAAPVSFQRNSGSLSRGEGFKDCLQPRALPSGSPAQGPSGNRPQSTGLSCQGRSCIPARTSGAPVRLDLSATPGSVQARNLSNGSAPGFRQSHSPWFNGTNKHTLPLASAASKISSRDSKPPCRSVVPGPPLKPAPRRTDISELPRIPKIRRDDGGGRRDAAPAHGQSIEIPSACISRLTGREGAGQPGQGTRAESEASSRVPREPGVHTGSSRPPAPSSHGSLAPLGPSRGKGVGSTFESFRINIPGNMAHSSQLSSPGFCNTFRPVDNKEQRKENPSPLFSIKKTKQLRSEVYDPSDPTGSDSSAPSSSPERSGPGLLPSEITRTISINSPKAQTVQAVRCVTSYTVESIFGTEPEPPLGPSSAVSKLRGAVAAEGASDTEREEPTESQGLAARLRRPSPPEPWDEEDGASCSTFFGSEERTVTCVTVVEPEAPPSPDVPQAATHRVVELRPPSRSRSTSSSRSRKKAKRKRVSREHGRTRSESRDRSSRSASPSVGEERPRRQRSKAKSRRSSSDRSSSRERAKRKKAKDKSREHRRGPWGHSWRTSRSRSGSPGSSSYEHYESRKKKKRRSASRPRGRECSPTSSLERLRRHKHQRERSHEWPDRKESVVWPRDRRKRRSRSPSSEHRAREHRRPRSREKRPQTQSHSPERKGAVREASPAPLAQGEPGREDLPTRLPALGEAHVSPEVATADKAPLQAPPVLEVAAECEPDDLDLDYGDSVEAGHVFDDFSSDAVFIQLDDMSSPPSPESTDSSPERDFPLKPALPPASLAVAAIQREVSLMHDEDPSQPPPLPEGPQEPHLLRPDAAEKAEAPSSPDVAPAGKEDSPSMSGRVQEAARPEEVVSQTPLLRSRALVKRVTWNLQESESSAPAEDRAPRLQPRPAACPGPALKHPTLRTGQPAHGPVHPSGEPAASGLWGSTDPGPSARCPDPSLRASQSSHCSQQLGGEDPGPQASCRENQEGGVHEEAAHAGACCGGGEAGHQALLPEEGGDQGGVQGHPAQGRAEDLPQQEWRDQPREGGQPGEGVRGQVQAHAQTQETRGRRGAAHAGGRGLRPGNHGLCPGSCREWRESGPCPGSCREWRESGPCPGSCREWREMGGISMPAVGFLR
- the PHRF1 gene encoding PHD and RING finger domain-containing protein 1 isoform X7, which translates into the protein MDDDSMDELVARSPGPDGRPQVGPADLAGDFEESSEGSSGDSGDDSDSEHGDGTDGEDEGASEEEDLEDRSGSEDSEDDGETLLEVAGTQGKLEAAGSFNSDDDAESCPICLNAFRDQAVGTPENCAHYFCLDCIVEWSKNANSCPVDRTLFKCICIRAQFGGKILRKIPVENTKASEEEDPTFCEVCGRSDREDRLLLCDGCDAGYHMECLDPPLQEVPVDEWFCPECAAPGVVLAADAGPVSEEEVSLLLADVVPTTSRLRPRAGRTRAIARTRQSERVRATVNRNRISTARRVQHTPGHLGSSLLDEAIEAVATGLSTAVYQRPLTPRTPARRKRKTRRRKKVPGRKKTPSGPSAKSKSSATRSKKRQHRVKKRRGKKVKSEATTRSRIARTLGLRRPVHSSCIPSVLKPVEPSLGLLRADIGAASLSLFGDPYELDPFDSEELSANPLSPLSAKRRALSRSALQSHQPVARPVSVGLSRRRLPAAVPEPDLEEEPVPDLLGSILSGQSLLMLGSSDVIIHRDGSLSAKRAAPVSFQRNSGSLSRGEGFKDCLQPRALPSGSPAQGPSGNRPQSTGLSCQGRSCIPARTSGAPVRLDLSATPGSVQARNLSNGSAPGFRQSHSPWFNGTNKHTLPLASAASKISSRDSKPPCRSVVPGPPLKPAPRRTDISELPRIPKIRRDDGGGRRDAAPAHGQSIEIPSACISRLTGREGAGQPGQGTRAESEASSRVPREPGVHTGSSRPPAPSSHGSLAPLGPSRGKGVGSTFESFRINIPGNMAHSSQLSSPGFCNTFRPVDNKEQRKENPSPLFSIKKTKQLRSEVYDPSDPTGSDSSAPSSSPERSGPGLLPSEITRTISINSPKAQTVQAVRCVTSYTVESIFGTEPEPPLGPSSAVSKLRGAVAAEGASDTEREEPTESQGLAARLRRPSPPEPWDEEDGASCSTFFGSEERTVTCVTVVEPEAPPSPDVPQAATHRVVELRPPSRSRSTSSSRSRKKAKRKRVSREHGRTRSESRDRSSRSASPSVGEERPRRQRSKAKSRRSSSDRSSSRERAKRKKAKDKSREHRRGPWGHSWRTSRSRSGSPGSSSYEHYESRKKKKRRSASRPRGRECSPTSSLERLRRHKHQRERSHEWPDRKESVVWPRDRRKRRSRSPSSEHRAREHRRPRSREKRPQTQSHSPERKGAVREASPAPLAQGEPGREDLPTRLPALGEAHVSPEVATADKAPLQAPPVLEVAAECEPDDLDLDYGDSVEAGHVFDDFSSDAVFIQLDDMSSPPSPESTDSSPERDFPLKPALPPASLAVAAIQREVSLMHDEDPSQPPPLPEGPQEPHLLRPDAAEKAEAPSSPDVAPAGKEDSPSMSGRVQEAARPEEVVSQTPLLRSRALVKRVTWNLQESESSAPAEDRAPRAPLHRPQKPREGAWDMEDVAPTGVRQAFSELPFPSHVLPEPGFPDTDPSQVYSPGLPPAPAQPSSIPPCALVSQPTVQFILQGSLPLVGCGAAQTLAPVPAALTPASEPASQATAASNSEEKTPAPRLAAEKTKKEEYMKKLHMQERAVEEVKLAIKPFYQKREVTKEEYKDILRKAVQKICHSKSGEINPVKVANLVKAYVDKYRHMRRHKKPEAGEEPPTQGAEG